A genomic stretch from Candidatus Methanomassiliicoccus intestinalis Issoire-Mx1 includes:
- a CDS encoding DUF3795 domain-containing protein produces MKMPESIEEIMFAPCGMNCKVCYKHCYHKKPCNGCLNSDAEKPEHCRKCKIKDCVQSKGLDYCYECLDFPCKQIKYLEKSYNTRYQASLIENSEFVHKHNLKEFMEQQKENYTCSKCGGIISIHDKKCSECQEKMKN; encoded by the coding sequence ATGAAGATGCCGGAAAGCATTGAGGAGATCATGTTCGCTCCATGCGGAATGAATTGCAAAGTCTGCTATAAGCACTGCTATCACAAAAAGCCCTGCAATGGTTGTTTGAATAGCGATGCTGAAAAACCGGAACACTGCCGTAAATGCAAGATTAAAGACTGTGTTCAATCCAAAGGGTTAGATTACTGCTATGAGTGTTTAGATTTTCCTTGTAAACAAATAAAATATCTCGAAAAAAGTTATAACACAAGATATCAAGCAAGCCTGATTGAAAATAGCGAGTTTGTACATAAACATAATTTAAAAGAATTCATGGAACAGCAGAAAGAAAATTATACTTGCTCAAAATGCGGCGGCATTATTTCCATTCACGACAAAAAATGCAGCGAGTGTCAGGAAAAAATGAAGAATTGA
- a CDS encoding methanol--corrinoid methyltransferase, translating into MDLKNINYNRIFKRYDLDLESQEDPEELVYRLVPEETHLRKVSEDIVFMRYKDISEDVTSAMEVFSPEEVIEQGLIKGMEIVSELYGRGIYYFPHVMMAADLMDRGLKMCESHLTKERETKGKIVMHVAEGDPHDIGKNIAAVLLKSNGYSIIDLGRDVLMQDVVNAVEKEKPDIVTGTALMTTTMSAFPKIASKLYEKGMEIPFMCAGGAVNRDYVESFPMGIYCVKAADGPDLANRIVTEGWDWKKIRSNWDRIITKNSKMRGE; encoded by the coding sequence ATAGATCTTAAAAATATTAACTATAACAGGATTTTTAAAAGATATGATCTGGATTTAGAATCTCAAGAAGATCCAGAAGAACTTGTATACAGGCTGGTTCCTGAAGAAACCCATCTCAGAAAAGTAAGCGAAGATATCGTGTTCATGCGCTATAAAGACATCTCGGAGGATGTTACTTCTGCCATGGAAGTTTTCAGCCCTGAAGAAGTTATCGAACAGGGCTTGATCAAAGGTATGGAGATTGTCAGCGAACTTTACGGCCGGGGAATATATTACTTCCCACATGTAATGATGGCCGCTGATCTTATGGATCGCGGTCTGAAGATGTGCGAGTCTCATTTAACCAAAGAACGAGAGACTAAAGGTAAAATCGTGATGCATGTGGCTGAGGGAGATCCTCATGATATCGGCAAGAATATTGCTGCTGTACTTTTGAAATCAAATGGATATTCAATAATAGATCTAGGAAGAGATGTACTGATGCAGGATGTCGTTAATGCTGTAGAAAAAGAGAAGCCCGACATAGTCACCGGCACAGCTCTTATGACCACAACCATGTCAGCCTTTCCCAAGATTGCTTCAAAACTTTATGAAAAGGGTATGGAAATACCGTTCATGTGTGCTGGAGGTGCAGTCAACAGGGATTATGTAGAGTCGTTTCCGATGGGGATATACTGCGTCAAAGCTGCTGATGGTCCAGATCTTGCAAACAGAATTGTAACAGAAGGATGGGACTGGAAAAAAATCAGATCCAACTGGGACCGCATAATTACCAAAAACAGCAAAATGAGGGGTGAATGA
- the pdxT gene encoding pyridoxal 5'-phosphate synthase glutaminase subunit PdxT — protein MKIGIISLQGAVPEHISMTSQALNSLGLKGEVIAVRHPKELTESSALILPGGESTTISKLLKRFELYDPLIKAADEGIPIMGTCAGCILMAKEGDDEVAKTKTELLKIMDMKVNRNAFGRQRESFEAELDIQGFNSSFPGIFIRGPLIEEVYGKCKALSYYENKIVMAKQDNLLGLSFHPELSGDSRIHEMFLKMI, from the coding sequence ATGAAAATCGGCATTATCTCGCTGCAGGGAGCTGTCCCTGAACATATATCAATGACATCTCAAGCTCTTAACAGTCTTGGATTAAAGGGTGAAGTTATTGCAGTCCGTCACCCGAAAGAACTGACTGAATCCTCTGCACTGATACTGCCCGGCGGAGAAAGCACTACAATCTCAAAACTTCTCAAAAGATTCGAGTTATATGATCCCCTTATAAAAGCCGCAGATGAAGGGATTCCAATCATGGGAACCTGTGCTGGATGCATCCTAATGGCAAAAGAAGGAGACGATGAAGTAGCAAAAACCAAGACTGAACTCCTGAAGATCATGGATATGAAAGTTAACCGCAATGCCTTCGGCAGACAAAGAGAGAGTTTTGAAGCTGAACTTGATATTCAAGGGTTTAATTCATCATTCCCCGGGATATTTATCCGAGGACCCCTCATTGAAGAAGTCTATGGGAAATGCAAAGCTCTTTCATACTATGAGAATAAAATCGTCATGGCAAAACAAGATAATTTATTAGGGCTGAGTTTTCATCCTGAATTGTCTGGAGACTCAAGAATTCATGAGATGTTTCTCAAGATGATTTGA
- a CDS encoding site-2 protease family protein: MSADANEEIKWIYSLVEKHFPIYESKVDANSITLYVNPKDRSTVSAEFSEIQKELKNKGFIAAFDYTGGEYILLVLRGPAPQQKSKKKTLLNKVLLVLTFITTTIAGMVLWSGYDSSSGMWTLQTALMGAVTFAVPLMAILGIHELGHYYAAKRHGISASLPYFIPSIPPFGTFGAFISLREPMPDRKTLVDIGAAGPMCGFLVTIPVAILGLYLTGQGGVVAGDISAGAAYVTIQPIYNLMAYFFPSVDGLVMHPTAFAAWVGFFVTAINLLPVGQLDGGHIARGLFGDKAKYLGYAAFLVLFICALLYDGWLLFALLVILLGITHPAPLDNMSKIDNKTKAFGAITLLLILITFVPEPLHVAEADYSFNVENVQYPENSIVFELVNTGNTGYDVEISLSEKVEYKIWADGIEVDGKLHIDRESSKEIRVEAYPDNPEIKKVTVYLHSPGDEDIQTFNLAS, from the coding sequence ATGTCTGCGGATGCAAACGAGGAGATAAAGTGGATTTACTCGCTCGTGGAAAAACATTTCCCGATATACGAATCGAAGGTAGATGCCAATAGCATCACGCTATATGTCAATCCAAAGGACAGAAGTACAGTAAGCGCCGAATTCAGCGAGATTCAGAAAGAGCTTAAAAACAAGGGTTTCATAGCAGCTTTTGATTATACTGGCGGAGAATATATACTGCTGGTTCTCAGAGGACCTGCCCCGCAGCAGAAGTCAAAGAAAAAGACACTGCTGAATAAAGTTCTCCTGGTACTGACATTTATAACTACAACGATAGCAGGAATGGTGCTATGGTCCGGATACGATTCTTCATCAGGCATGTGGACTCTGCAGACAGCTCTGATGGGTGCCGTGACTTTTGCAGTTCCTTTGATGGCAATTCTAGGGATTCATGAATTAGGTCATTATTATGCTGCAAAAAGGCATGGAATTAGTGCATCGCTGCCATACTTCATTCCTTCCATCCCCCCGTTTGGAACATTCGGGGCATTCATATCACTCAGAGAGCCCATGCCGGACAGGAAAACTCTGGTGGATATCGGAGCAGCCGGTCCAATGTGCGGATTCCTAGTTACTATACCAGTAGCGATTCTGGGTCTGTATCTTACAGGGCAAGGCGGAGTTGTGGCTGGAGACATTAGTGCAGGAGCTGCATATGTCACGATTCAGCCGATTTACAATCTCATGGCATATTTCTTCCCATCCGTAGATGGTTTAGTTATGCATCCAACGGCTTTCGCCGCTTGGGTAGGGTTCTTTGTTACTGCCATCAATCTTCTGCCTGTAGGACAGCTGGATGGAGGGCACATTGCCAGAGGACTTTTTGGAGACAAAGCCAAATATCTTGGATATGCGGCATTTCTTGTGCTGTTCATATGTGCACTGCTCTATGACGGTTGGCTCCTGTTCGCTCTGCTGGTAATTCTGCTGGGCATCACACATCCCGCTCCATTAGACAACATGTCTAAGATTGATAATAAGACCAAAGCATTCGGAGCAATAACGCTGCTGCTGATTCTCATAACGTTTGTACCAGAACCGCTGCACGTAGCTGAAGCTGATTATTCATTTAATGTTGAAAATGTGCAGTATCCTGAAAACTCGATAGTATTTGAGCTTGTGAATACAGGAAATACAGGATACGATGTTGAAATATCCCTGTCTGAGAAAGTGGAGTATAAAATATGGGCAGACGGGATCGAAGTTGACGGAAAGCTGCATATTGACAGAGAAAGTTCAAAGGAAATACGGGTAGAAGCATATCCAGACAATCCTGAAATAAAAAAGGTTACAGTCTACCTGCATTCTCCTGGAGATGAAGATATACAAACATTCAATCTCGCTTCCTGA
- a CDS encoding ABC transporter ATP-binding protein, translating to MSQALIEMKNVFVRKEDKNILNNINLKIECGERVAILGQNGSGKSSLIKTMTGEYRCDSARNGNVKIYGKELWNIFDIRKAFGIVSNEIQTDFRKDMTAEDAVLSGFFGSIGTNRSQNIDDNMRKKADSALESVCAAQLKGRRLKTFSSGEMRRIIMARALVNDPEALILDEPMNSLDIGGKYLVRRSIEGLADTGHTLIMVTHDPADIGPEFKRIIMIKDGAMIRDGGVNILTNENLSELYGVSVSVYKINERIIAEY from the coding sequence GTGTCTCAGGCATTAATCGAAATGAAGAATGTCTTCGTAAGAAAAGAGGATAAAAACATACTGAATAACATAAATTTAAAGATAGAATGCGGTGAAAGAGTTGCCATCCTGGGACAGAACGGGTCAGGTAAATCTTCTCTAATAAAAACAATGACCGGAGAATATCGCTGCGACAGCGCAAGAAACGGAAACGTAAAAATCTACGGTAAGGAACTTTGGAATATCTTTGATATCAGAAAGGCTTTTGGAATAGTTTCAAACGAGATACAGACGGACTTTAGAAAAGATATGACTGCTGAAGATGCTGTTCTCTCAGGATTCTTTGGATCAATAGGAACCAATCGATCACAGAATATAGATGACAATATGAGAAAGAAAGCAGACTCAGCACTTGAGAGTGTATGTGCTGCTCAGCTGAAAGGAAGGCGGCTCAAGACATTTTCCAGCGGAGAAATGAGACGTATAATTATGGCTAGAGCGCTGGTAAATGATCCTGAAGCCTTGATTTTAGATGAACCCATGAATTCCCTGGATATTGGTGGAAAGTATCTTGTAAGAAGATCGATCGAAGGTTTAGCCGACACTGGACATACCCTGATAATGGTCACGCATGATCCCGCAGATATCGGGCCGGAGTTCAAACGAATAATTATGATAAAAGACGGCGCGATGATAAGAGATGGGGGAGTGAATATTCTTACAAATGAAAATCTCAGTGAACTTTACGGCGTTTCAGTCAGCGTTTACAAAATAAACGAAAGGATCATTGCAGAATATTGA
- the mtaB gene encoding methanol--corrinoid protein co-methyltransferase MtaB: MSLKRYTRMEYTSPDDMVFGEAKYPVSYGLGQVIGAGVVVPEIKFAPRVGSEKTPESLRREFVDYITRDVLDRAITLGFPAVQLENEHISHMTNDVEHYAKPIVSGQKELMQKYHDQYDIALSIRHTIADPRMAELGLREEMDQKHSYPQKIIDSCHVAAENGADLLSIESIGGKELADYSLLRQDIRGWLFGIGYLGSIDMEWLWPQIVHIAKKNRIRAGGDTCCAGANTAMFLAGGYMDKEIPRTFSAVTRAIAATRTLVAWEAGATGPDKDCGYEGPIVKAISGKPTSQEGKNSHCAHMDLMGNLIAQVCDLWSNESVEYHPEFGGSSVQCWLGNIGYEAALMNTAKQLKQDRLLRDLYMATDRYRSPEAFILAYDNAYKIGQAIVEYGSDIYMRAKAAAMTAAKLIEDESKFGRLKLSKHEQDMLRKIITDLSALPDEEGKFVDQCLSVYKDVPKFNPKNYDLYY, encoded by the coding sequence ATGTCTTTGAAGCGTTACACCCGGATGGAGTATACATCTCCAGACGATATGGTTTTTGGAGAAGCTAAGTATCCAGTATCATATGGGCTGGGACAGGTTATCGGAGCAGGAGTCGTTGTACCAGAGATTAAATTTGCTCCCCGCGTCGGCAGCGAAAAGACCCCAGAGAGCCTGAGAAGAGAGTTTGTTGATTATATCACGAGAGATGTTCTAGACAGAGCTATAACTCTGGGATTTCCAGCAGTGCAATTGGAAAATGAGCATATCTCACACATGACTAATGACGTTGAGCATTATGCAAAACCGATAGTCTCCGGCCAGAAAGAACTGATGCAGAAATATCATGATCAGTATGATATCGCGCTTTCTATCAGGCATACGATTGCAGACCCGAGGATGGCCGAGCTAGGGTTGAGAGAAGAAATGGATCAAAAGCATTCTTACCCTCAGAAAATCATTGATTCATGCCATGTAGCCGCAGAAAATGGTGCGGATCTGCTGTCAATTGAATCCATAGGCGGAAAGGAACTTGCAGATTATTCTCTTTTAAGACAGGATATCAGAGGGTGGCTTTTCGGTATAGGTTACCTTGGTTCAATAGATATGGAATGGCTCTGGCCACAAATCGTTCACATTGCTAAGAAGAATAGGATCAGAGCCGGCGGAGACACATGCTGCGCCGGAGCTAACACGGCGATGTTCCTGGCAGGCGGCTATATGGATAAAGAAATCCCCAGGACATTTTCTGCAGTAACTAGAGCTATTGCCGCTACACGCACTTTAGTAGCGTGGGAAGCCGGTGCTACCGGACCAGACAAAGACTGCGGATACGAAGGCCCGATTGTCAAAGCAATCTCTGGTAAGCCCACATCTCAAGAAGGTAAGAACTCACACTGTGCTCACATGGATTTAATGGGCAATTTAATCGCTCAGGTCTGTGATCTGTGGTCCAATGAGTCTGTAGAATACCACCCTGAATTCGGCGGCTCTTCTGTTCAATGCTGGCTGGGAAATATTGGGTATGAAGCTGCGCTCATGAATACCGCAAAGCAGCTGAAACAAGATCGTCTTCTCCGTGATCTGTATATGGCAACGGACAGATACAGAAGCCCAGAAGCTTTCATCTTAGCATATGATAATGCATACAAGATTGGGCAGGCCATTGTAGAATATGGCAGCGACATATACATGAGAGCTAAGGCTGCTGCGATGACTGCTGCTAAATTGATTGAAGATGAAAGTAAATTCGGAAGACTGAAATTGTCTAAACATGAACAGGATATGCTGAGAAAGATAATTACCGACCTCAGCGCTCTTCCTGACGAAGAGGGGAAATTCGTGGATCAATGTCTTTCGGTTTACAAAGATGTACCTAAATTCAATCCTAAGAACTATGATCTCTACTACTGA
- a CDS encoding preprotein translocase subunit Sec61beta, protein MASKKKGQGFQSAAGLIRYFDNETSKGPVLKPWSVVGIIAVVIAVICIAGFVWPAA, encoded by the coding sequence ATGGCATCTAAAAAGAAAGGACAGGGATTTCAGTCAGCTGCTGGTTTGATCCGCTATTTTGATAACGAAACTTCAAAAGGTCCCGTTCTTAAACCATGGTCTGTCGTAGGTATTATTGCTGTAGTAATAGCAGTAATCTGCATAGCTGGATTCGTTTGGCCAGCAGCATAA
- a CDS encoding DUF72 domain-containing protein, which yields MAVLIGCSGWAYGDWAGRFYPLDVARKKEEWLRYYASFFDTVEINTTFDREPNEYLINGWVSRGKTLKTFDYSITLPSKIFKDADRALQFEEWCLHTLDEGGVLGPAVIQTPAEYTNDLSNRENMRSILDLLDTTKYNYLVEFRNQSWFDENGLLESSQELLSDYNVGCIISDEFSLPMDCKGDNIYIRLRGKGRSEYPGDNSYQYTDAELAWFKGLLDDAGKTCRQIRVYFENSAAARSVYDAMRLMDIMQIPHRIKDMRDAEAPRIIAK from the coding sequence GTGGCTGTTCTTATCGGATGTAGTGGTTGGGCATACGGAGACTGGGCAGGACGCTTTTACCCTCTTGACGTTGCACGCAAGAAAGAAGAATGGTTGAGATACTACGCATCGTTTTTTGATACCGTGGAGATTAACACAACATTTGACAGAGAACCCAATGAATATTTGATCAATGGGTGGGTAAGCAGAGGAAAAACTCTCAAGACATTTGATTACTCCATAACTCTGCCGTCAAAAATATTCAAAGATGCCGACAGGGCCCTGCAGTTTGAAGAATGGTGTCTTCACACTCTTGATGAAGGCGGGGTATTGGGGCCGGCTGTAATTCAGACTCCTGCGGAATATACAAACGATCTTTCAAACAGAGAAAACATGCGCAGCATTCTAGATCTTCTTGATACGACCAAATACAATTACCTTGTAGAATTTAGAAATCAGTCATGGTTTGATGAAAACGGTCTTTTGGAATCCTCTCAGGAACTTTTAAGTGATTACAATGTGGGATGCATAATCTCTGATGAGTTTTCATTACCGATGGACTGTAAAGGCGACAATATCTATATCAGGCTGAGGGGAAAAGGCAGATCTGAATATCCCGGAGATAATTCTTATCAGTATACGGATGCTGAATTGGCATGGTTCAAAGGATTATTGGATGATGCAGGGAAAACTTGCAGACAGATAAGAGTGTATTTTGAAAACAGTGCAGCGGCAAGAAGTGTCTATGATGCCATGAGATTAATGGATATTATGCAGATTCCGCATAGAATAAAAGATATGAGGGATGCCGAGGCACCCAGAATCATCGCGAAGTAG
- the radA gene encoding DNA repair and recombination protein RadA, producing MTGNTIEELPGVGPATAEKLRDAGYSDLMAIAVESPKVLAELVEIGESTATKIIASAKQMADVGGFETGDIILERRKGINRLSSGSKAFDELMGGGLESQSIIEFFGEFGSGKTQICFQLAVNATRPVEEGGLNGDVFIIDTENTFRPERIVQMAVALDLDPEEVLKKIHVARAFNSHHQMLLVEKANELAHEMNVKLLIVDSLTAHFRAEYVGRGSLAERQQNLNKHMHDLLRFADLHNAVIAVTNQVSSKPDAFFGDPTRPIGGHIVGHAATYRLYLRKSKGGKRIARLIDSPNLPEAEAVITVSEEGVRD from the coding sequence ATGACCGGAAACACCATAGAAGAGTTGCCTGGAGTTGGACCTGCAACTGCGGAAAAATTGCGTGACGCCGGCTATAGCGATTTAATGGCTATCGCGGTAGAGTCCCCAAAGGTCCTGGCAGAATTAGTGGAGATCGGAGAAAGCACAGCTACAAAGATCATTGCATCTGCAAAACAGATGGCTGATGTAGGCGGATTTGAAACCGGAGACATCATTCTGGAACGCAGAAAAGGCATAAACCGGCTGAGCTCAGGTTCCAAGGCCTTTGATGAATTGATGGGCGGAGGGCTTGAAAGTCAGTCGATCATCGAATTCTTTGGAGAATTCGGAAGTGGAAAAACACAGATCTGCTTCCAGTTGGCTGTAAATGCTACAAGGCCTGTTGAAGAAGGCGGATTAAACGGAGATGTTTTCATTATAGACACTGAAAACACATTCAGGCCGGAGCGTATCGTTCAGATGGCTGTTGCCCTGGATCTGGATCCAGAAGAGGTCCTGAAAAAGATACATGTGGCGCGCGCGTTCAATTCTCACCATCAAATGCTTTTGGTGGAAAAAGCCAACGAGCTGGCTCATGAGATGAATGTTAAACTGCTGATTGTAGATTCTCTGACAGCACACTTCCGTGCAGAATATGTGGGACGCGGATCACTGGCTGAAAGGCAGCAGAATCTAAACAAGCATATGCACGACCTTCTGAGATTTGCAGACCTCCATAACGCAGTGATTGCAGTAACAAATCAGGTATCTTCAAAGCCGGACGCGTTCTTCGGGGATCCTACAAGGCCAATCGGAGGTCATATTGTAGGCCACGCTGCTACATACCGTTTATATCTTCGTAAGAGCAAAGGCGGAAAACGTATCGCAAGATTGATAGACTCTCCGAACCTCCCCGAAGCGGAGGCAGTTATAACTGTTAGCGAAGAGGGAGTTAGAGACTAA
- a CDS encoding RsmD family RNA methyltransferase has product MEPHRGLIPYFFELSGEHDTFPAAEAVALCKSETDESHLVTSGEGYAVIAFRPEFLNNICERVALTRRIGRYLGSCRLEDAEEFASMLEIPEGTFAVRAKKFGQSMCEVNAAALSAAIGASMKKGCKVDLKNPDVELRVLLSSGLHFYISEREIDRAVFEDRRVAKRPFFSPISLHPRYARALINLTGIKKGETLLDPFCGTGGILLEAASMGIKAAGSDIDPLMVDGCIENLQYFGFDADVQVSDIGSVPEMFSNITTVVTDPPYGRSTSTRNEELTSLYDRALKSVSDILSDGKLCGIVLPRECPECRYSLEICESHFQRVHRSLTRHYYILRKRD; this is encoded by the coding sequence ATGGAGCCTCATAGAGGCCTCATTCCTTATTTTTTTGAATTATCGGGAGAACACGACACTTTTCCGGCAGCAGAAGCTGTTGCTCTCTGTAAATCTGAAACTGATGAGTCACACTTAGTCACTTCTGGAGAAGGTTATGCAGTAATTGCATTCAGGCCTGAATTTTTAAACAATATTTGTGAAAGAGTGGCATTGACTAGGCGCATCGGCAGGTATCTTGGATCATGCCGCTTGGAAGATGCAGAAGAATTCGCATCAATGCTGGAGATTCCCGAAGGAACTTTTGCCGTGAGGGCTAAAAAATTCGGGCAGTCTATGTGTGAAGTCAATGCTGCAGCTTTAAGTGCAGCTATCGGCGCAAGCATGAAAAAAGGCTGTAAAGTAGATCTAAAAAATCCTGATGTAGAGTTGAGGGTGCTGCTGTCATCCGGCCTCCATTTTTATATTTCTGAACGTGAGATAGACAGAGCTGTTTTTGAAGACAGAAGAGTGGCAAAAAGGCCTTTCTTTTCGCCTATTTCTCTCCATCCCAGATATGCCAGGGCACTCATCAATCTCACTGGAATAAAAAAAGGAGAGACCCTGTTGGATCCTTTTTGCGGCACTGGTGGGATTTTACTAGAGGCGGCTTCCATGGGTATAAAGGCTGCCGGCTCTGACATTGATCCATTGATGGTAGATGGTTGTATCGAGAATCTTCAGTATTTTGGATTTGATGCTGATGTGCAGGTCTCAGACATTGGGAGCGTTCCTGAAATGTTTTCAAACATTACTACAGTCGTCACAGACCCGCCGTACGGTCGTTCTACGAGCACAAGGAATGAAGAGCTCACATCTCTGTATGATCGTGCTTTAAAATCAGTCTCTGACATACTCTCAGATGGGAAGCTCTGTGGAATTGTACTTCCTCGCGAATGTCCAGAATGTAGATATTCTTTAGAGATATGTGAAAGCCACTTCCAAAGGGTGCACAGATCTCTTACAAGACATTATTATATCCTCAGGAAGCGAGATTGA
- a CDS encoding UbiA family prenyltransferase, with protein sequence MNRYLQLFRIGNCIMGAFGVVLGVLIAVGRDIVDYPVELVLGCITVIFFIMGGNSLNDYLDRDLDKLAHPERPLPSGKIKPQTAKNISIATFIIACAVSVFLGLVPFIITIVAAAVMIAYELKTKKLGLIGNLSIAWLTSALFFLGGAITGHIEVTIPMGLMAFLATLGREIVKDVQDMNADFNRTTLPKQIGKRNASVISSILFVLAVILSFEPYLTGRFGLAYLVVVLVADAIFIYSAVVLHQNPKNGQKFAKYGMFVALIAFLLGGLL encoded by the coding sequence GTGAATAGATATCTGCAGCTATTCCGTATTGGAAACTGCATCATGGGCGCATTTGGTGTAGTTCTCGGGGTGCTGATCGCCGTCGGCAGGGATATTGTAGATTACCCTGTTGAGTTAGTTTTGGGATGCATTACCGTGATTTTCTTCATCATGGGTGGAAACTCTCTCAATGACTATCTTGACCGCGATCTGGATAAACTCGCACATCCAGAGCGTCCCCTTCCATCTGGGAAAATAAAACCTCAGACTGCTAAAAACATCTCAATTGCCACATTCATCATTGCGTGTGCAGTTTCAGTGTTCTTAGGGCTGGTTCCCTTCATCATTACAATCGTAGCAGCTGCAGTAATGATCGCATACGAGCTGAAAACAAAAAAACTCGGCCTCATTGGAAATCTGTCCATAGCCTGGTTAACTTCAGCTCTCTTCTTTTTAGGCGGCGCTATCACAGGACACATCGAAGTTACAATTCCTATGGGACTGATGGCTTTCTTGGCCACACTTGGAAGGGAGATTGTTAAAGATGTGCAGGATATGAACGCCGACTTTAACCGCACGACTCTTCCAAAGCAAATTGGGAAGAGGAATGCTTCAGTAATATCTTCCATCTTATTTGTTTTAGCAGTTATATTATCGTTCGAACCATACTTGACAGGAAGGTTTGGATTAGCATATCTGGTGGTGGTTCTGGTCGCAGATGCAATATTCATATATTCTGCCGTAGTTCTCCATCAGAATCCTAAAAATGGACAAAAATTTGCAAAATATGGCATGTTCGTTGCGTTGATCGCATTTTTACTGGGTGGGTTGTTATGA
- a CDS encoding phosphoglycerol geranylgeranyltransferase, with product MSVEDYLLQKLKTGALHMTLIDPASQDPAQAGKIARDACSLGTDAIMIGGSTGVTQENLDQTALEIKDNSDVPSIYFPSGAEAMSPHCDAIYFMSMLNSRSLDWVIREQVAGAPAVKKLGLEPLSMGYIIVAPGMKVGEVGQADVIPRDDPKLAASYAMAGELLGMRSIYLEAGSGAPAHVPSDMISYVKKSISVPLIVGGGIRDAEAAKEVKDAGADVIVTGTIIEENGYLSKLESIIKSIKT from the coding sequence ATGAGTGTTGAAGATTATCTTTTGCAGAAGCTGAAAACCGGCGCTTTACACATGACTCTTATTGATCCTGCATCTCAGGATCCTGCACAGGCTGGGAAAATTGCCCGGGACGCTTGTTCTCTTGGGACTGATGCAATTATGATCGGCGGTTCTACTGGTGTAACTCAGGAAAATCTTGATCAGACTGCTTTAGAAATTAAAGACAACTCAGATGTCCCATCGATCTATTTTCCTTCCGGTGCGGAAGCCATGTCTCCTCACTGCGATGCTATTTACTTCATGAGCATGCTTAACTCTAGAAGTCTGGACTGGGTCATAAGAGAGCAGGTTGCAGGTGCACCAGCTGTTAAAAAGCTTGGATTGGAACCTCTTTCAATGGGATACATAATCGTGGCACCAGGAATGAAAGTCGGTGAAGTTGGACAGGCAGATGTGATCCCGCGTGATGATCCCAAACTCGCTGCTTCATATGCCATGGCCGGAGAACTTCTCGGCATGCGCTCGATATATCTTGAGGCAGGCAGCGGGGCTCCTGCGCATGTGCCTTCTGATATGATATCATATGTAAAAAAGTCCATTTCGGTGCCTTTGATTGTGGGAGGAGGCATCCGCGATGCTGAGGCTGCCAAGGAAGTGAAAGATGCAGGTGCAGATGTTATTGTTACCGGCACGATTATAGAAGAAAACGGTTACCTTTCGAAGCTGGAGAGTATAATCAAATCAATAAAGACATAA